The Capsicum annuum cultivar UCD-10X-F1 unplaced genomic scaffold, UCD10Xv1.1 ctg81823, whole genome shotgun sequence genome contains the following window.
CTCAGCTGGGTTTTTAGAAATTGACGCCTCAACACCGCAAAGAGATAAACACCGCTTAAGCAGTGCTAGTGGCAGTCTTGACTTGACGGAGGCTTCCGAGTCTTTCCAATCTGACTTCCTTAGCAAACCTTGTAACCCTTCAGATGGTTTCCGATGTGGGTTATGCGAGAGGTTTCTTTCACAAAGATCGCCTTGGAGTTCCCGACGAATTGTGAGAAGTGGAGATATGCCAGTTGCTGGGGTCCTTTCATGCCGCCATGTATTTCATGCTGAGTGTTTGGAGCAAGCTACaccaaaatcatgtaaaagtGATCCTCCTTGTCCAATCTGTGCCAAGCTTGAAGAGGGTAGTTCTCCAGAGCAGCGAGTTTTATCCAAGTTCTTTCCTAGGCTTAAAACATTCAGTGAAGAAGGACCATCCAAGCCTTGGGGCTGTGCTCATTCTGGAGATTGCGTCGAAGGGGCTTTGCACACACCTTCTCGTGGCACTATGCTCTCACTAAACAAGAACCGAATAAGGAAAAATCTTTCTTTGAAGGGTAATTCAGGCAAGGAATTTCCGGGGAAATTAAGAAAAACTAATACATTTTCGTCACAGCTATTTATTGGATCAGTTGATCATGCAGTGGTGGGATCTTCAAAAGCATCAGCAGGTTCCGGGTTGAAGTAGCAACCGAATTTTGTATATAATTGCAAGGCCGATGTCCGTGGCCTTTGATGGTTGATCTCCTAATCGCTTTAACTGTTCCTGTTTATGACTTGGAATCTTTAGTGGCTTAATCATATTGTAAAATGTAATGTAGTGGAAGTTGTGTTTGTTTGCACTTTAAAAGCCTCGAACAAATTGCATCTTTTGTGTAAGTTTAAAATTGATCTTTGATCATTGAACCCATTATATGTATTCCTGGTATCCAACAAAGTGTCTTTTCTTTACTTGACAAGTAACCTTTGTTCAATTACTGATGGCTGGCTGCATTGCCTTGATGGTGCAAAGTGAAAATTTATCGTTATGAACAATTGCCTCTGGCGTTGGTTGGCCTAATCAAGAAATAACTGAACTATTAGGACGAATTGTGCTAACCTCCTAGACAAAGCGGAGTGTTAGCTAGTCAAAAATTCTCATGTTTTGAAGACTTTATGTGTGGGGATATTAGAAGAGATAAATTCGAAAATGAAGATATGAGGACAAGTTAGGAGTAACCTAGGTGGAGGACAAGACAAGAGATATACGTATGATGTTGATTAAATGAAGATATGAGGACAAGTTAGGAGTAACCTAGGCGGAGTACAAGACAAGAGATATACACAAGTTAGGAGTAACCTAGGCGGAGTACAAGACAAGAGATATACGTATGATGTTGATTATAGATAGTTTTATAAGAGATAGTGGTAGATGTTGATTATAGATAGTTTTATAAGAGATAGTGGTAGATCGAAGAAGTATTGAGGAGAGGTGCTTAGACAAGATATAATACATTTTTAACTTGTTTAGGACGTGATTTTAGATTAGTAGGTAATAGAACACTAATAGGATAGAAGGTAAGTACACAGTAGTAGTTATAGTATTTCTCAtgtagttttctttattttttgagttgtgtAACTATCCATTGTCTTTTGCACTTTGATTATCACATATTTTGTTGTAGATACTATCTTTTATTCAGAATAATTTGTCATGCTTTCTATAGTACTATTTCCCATGTTTTTTACACTTTCGCTAATTTTTTTCACCGATCTGCTTTGATATGCTTTTTTCTGaaagggtctattgaaaacaacgtCTCTATCTCTCAAGGTAGGAATAAGGTCGATGCACATTCTATCCTTTTCAGGACCGACTCAATAAAGTCAAACATCATAGAAAGGCCGCACATATAATTTATATAACAATAAGATTCTCAATGTAATCCTACTAGTGAAATCGGAGAGAATCAGGTGTACACAGACCTTATGGAGTAAGAATGtaaacaataaaattttttaatacaaGAACATTATATAAAGTTGGAAAAAAACAGACTCAACAATTTGAGAAGTTGATATAATAATATCGAAATAGTGTTGCGTTGAATTTGATAAATTGATGTAATGATACGAAATAGTGTTGCTTCTCCAATATAATGATAAGTTGTTACTGTTTGGGAGACTACTTATgatcaagagaaaaaaaatagtgaaagagggAATGGAACAGGTAAATTTAGAATTcttctaaatttaatttaaatataattatttattaaacgTGTTTTCTTGGCTTTAACATTGTTTAGATTTAAGTATGTTTATcgtttgaatatttttattaattttttaaaagattttaaatgtaaattattaataaaatatgttTCTTGTTTGAATATTGTAGTCTCGTCAATAGAAAAAGATTAGTGAGAGCATAGATTCTTAAAAATCTCCCATCAAAATTATGGAATAATTTATTAATTGAATTTAAAGTTCTAAATATTAGTAAAATCTTAAAtactaatataatattttaacataactTTGTTTGGAGAAGAAATAGAATTAACTTTTTAAAAGACAAAAGTGAATACTTCAGATAATTACTCTATAAACTTTTCAAAATACTTGTTTTTAGATTTATTTCTAAAGTTTTCTAGTTATTTTCATActtttcaaaatacttatttttcataattatcttATAATAAACATTCAAATAggtaatttcaaaatcaattagtTCAAGTCACGCTAATTAATATTTCCAAAGTCAAAATTCTCATTGTTTCCATtggaaatatataaaaagattagTTGAGGTGATCATTCGTgcagagctcttgaaaaattaattttggcttattttcttcataataaaaatatgaaattaaatatatg
Protein-coding sequences here:
- the LOC124895400 gene encoding uncharacterized protein LOC124895400, whose amino-acid sequence is MRSSPKQRENLTLLIAKTGSLCCVAARPHGSNAASGEWSMGPHEPYWRTNSSFSPAPSRWDFRFQPETLSFGSNDGVQLYGSSASSNSRDSRSWMRGNQLANHQYLISDGVGAYCSSPSDISPAQQWTPPAIQEINIDDCGTSRRDAITRPFSFSPTMEGTSIARDGGGSTSSRSDSSDCDSITKSHSSNRSFPSRRFFMSKPIHPLSFPTETTHRREAIESPSAGFLEIDASTPQRDKHRLSSASGSLDLTEASESFQSDFLSKPCNPSDGFRCGLCERFLSQRSPWSSRRIVRSGDMPVAGVLSCRHVFHAECLEQATPKSCKSDPPCPICAKLEEGSSPEQRVLSKFFPRLKTFSEEGPSKPWGCAHSGDCVEGALHTPSRGTMLSLNKNRIRKNLSLKGNSGKEFPGKLRKTNTFSSQLFIGSVDHAVVGSSKASAGSGLK